CCCCCCGCGACCTCCCTGCTCTCCTTCCTCGAGATCCGCGCCTCGCTGACGTCCGACCCCCAGCTCCCATCCCCGTTCAAGAACAGCTCCCCGCTGGAGTCCGTGCCCCCGGCCGCGAGTGGAAAATCAGAGCAGGTGGCGTATGCCGCCGATGCGCTGCCCCGTCGGCGGGTGCCGCTCCGGTCGCTGCTCCGACCGGACACCGACCGGGACCCCCTGCGGCGGCGCTTCCGGGCGAGCCACCGGAAGCTCTCCTCCCGAGGGCGGGGCGGAGGGTCGTCGAAGAGGCTGAGACGGGAGAGGTCAATGGAGTCGGCGGCGGTGGAGGGGATAGGAGCGGTGGAGCGATCGGGGCGGCAGGGTTTCTTGGCGTGGAAGGGGTAgggcttggaggaggagggaTCAACGCCGCGGCTTTGGAGCTGGAAGGGCTTCCAGGCGTGGAGCTGGAGGGCGCACGACTCCACGGCGTGCCGGGAATTCACCGCCCGGGGCGTCATCGCCGGCGACAATCGGGCATTCTCTCTCTATCCCTGCAATCTTGAAGAAGCAGTTacggttagggttagggtttttaaGGAGGAGGGGAGAGATAGGGGTGGGTTTTGGAGAGGTTTGCAACGAATCCGgcgaggagaggaggaagaggggttGAGCCTTTCGTTTTCCGCAAGGACCAGACAAGGAGAACAGGACGGGTTCATTATATCTCGATGTACGGGTTTCCGCTTATATTTCGTATAAGGATAGGAAGGATCCACCGTTGGTTTCGATGCCTAGGAAAATCTTGACCGGACATGTTTTGTACGTACAGTTCATATTTGAGTCGTTGTCTGCTCAGCAGGAGAGCCGGCGATTTTCACAGAAAACTGATGGGACCAAGAAACTGGTCTTGAGACAGTAACTCGGATATGAAAAGTATGGGACCCAACGGTACTTGTGGTGTCTTCGTAAATGGGTTTCTCATTTGTCAGTTTATTTAGTCATAAGTTTTTATAATTTAGGAGACCGCGCGACGTGTTGGATCCGTTCGATCTTCTTATGGGCATAGATCGACGTGGGTCAGGACGGTGGATGTGATGGACTAATTTGTAAAATGTAAGGGTATTTGTGGTATATAAGTCTCAGTGTGGGGGTTGCGTTAGACACGTGTGACGTGTTTGATGGAATGATTCAGCCCGACAGGATAAATGTGCCTCACTGGATGGCGCCTGTGGGGCAACACGGGAAACTTGGCTTTCAGATAATCTACGCGGGCCTTCACTAGACCACtaaatatacaaatatatgACCTAAGAACTgtaggataaaaaaaaaatttattctttAGAAACTTAAATACCTCTTAAACTAAAAAACCAATTAACTAAAAAAACAGATAACTAAGCATGTATCCCGCGGTCTGCCGTATTATTAGTTTCCTTTTTATGATCGACCATAATGCTTCATTGTCCATTATCATCATAATCATCAAGAGTCATATAGAATCATATTAGATTCAGGGAGACATTGCGATTGCATCTACCCACCGCTAATCCACTGCCGATTTTAGAATGAAGATCTATATTTGCCATTAACTCTAAATGGGATGGATAAAACTAGCACTATTAGGGTTGGTTGGGTCGGATATTTAATAGGgcatgttgggggaaaaatggatcgCTCCGAAACACGTGAGCACACCGCTGGCACGTGACGACAGGCGCCCGACTCCAAGGCGCGCCTGACCTCAAAGCGGCAGCGACCTCAAGGCGCCTGACATCAAGGCGACCGACCTCGAGACGCGCAGCCTAGCGACCCTGATTTCAGCCAAACTGAGCCCGATCTCTAGTTCAAAAGAGACCTGATCAAAGGCTGAAGCAGACCTCTCCACTCCATCGGAAATCAAGCTCCTCCTCTCCTCATTCGAGATCTAATCCCGTGATCTCCGCCTGAACGACTGTCagcaattaatgcgcgtggtctccgcagatctccggcttactcaacaataaatGTGCAGGCTCTttacggatctccggcttactcaaaatctcagaccatccacggcaactcgctGACTCACTCCTCCCCGTTCGGTCATCTACGGTAGCTCATTCATGCGCACGATCATGCCCAATTATGACGGTAATTATTAATTCGCTCAGTCACATCTCAGGTAACTCTGTACCCCTCTTATAAAAGGGGAGAACTTCTTCCCTCAGGAAGgatatgaattattttttttacagacaacctctctctctttctccaaaaagccccccctctgacttaggccctgtttgggggagctgttggtagTAGAACTTTTGgaaatagagctgttggaagtagagctgtctgaagcagagcgtttataaaaatctgtttgttgtttggtaactatatttctgaAGTGCTGTgacactttaacatatgtttggtaaataaaccgagaaagtacttttgtgtgacaaaatgaccataaaggatattaccaggattatacaatagagcataatagaatataatatgtattaatacataaatatatgatatagtataatattaatataatgtaatataatattattataatatagtactataacattatgtattatagaataataatttaatataatattaaattatttaacataacatatcaatgtattatgataatattatatttatagtataatacaataataaatatataaaatattataattattagtgtaaattaatttttcattcttctaatgactatttatctctctaacaaattttctaactaggtgataaaattggttaactaattactaatatttttatttatttatttatttattattttattttatttaaatatagaggggtcgccggccatgggtggtggccggcatggtggctgccaccatgggcagccacgagctcccaaaacaaaaaaaaagaaaaaaaaatgaagaagaagaaggaacagaggcggtggcgttgagaggaagaagaagatagagaggggaGGGAGAGGATAGGTGAGAGAGGAAAAGACGAGATGAGgattttggagaaaaaaagtgtgatttaaataaggatattttggtccaaaaaacagcttcccaacaaagctgaaaacaacgttttcgaaaagctccaaattggagcttctccccaaaagctgttttcagcttcccgtaaaaactgaaacagctttcagaaaattttatcaaacaccatttttatctaaaagtacttttggagagccagaaagtgctttttggccttaCAAAAGCTTCCCCAAATAGGgccttaagcatcggagggccggcgccggaaaccccgaccaccggctttttgcaggtcccccggaggatGCAACCCGCCGACGCGCCGCCCGCCGGAGCTCCCCTTTTTAGCTaatggtcgcccccgggtccaatttcc
The Phoenix dactylifera cultivar Barhee BC4 chromosome 3, palm_55x_up_171113_PBpolish2nd_filt_p, whole genome shotgun sequence DNA segment above includes these coding regions:
- the LOC103703610 gene encoding uncharacterized protein LOC103703610, with translation MTPRAVNSRHAVESCALQLHAWKPFQLQSRGVDPSSSKPYPFHAKKPCRPDRSTAPIPSTAADSIDLSRLSLFDDPPPRPREESFRWLARKRRRRGSRSVSGRSSDRSGTRRRGSASAAYATCSDFPLAAGGTDSSGELFLNGDGSWGSDVSEARISRKESREVAGGGGLERESSGFGSFQGGGGAGALESQGNESGYGSEPGYRGDGELGYDDEFDEEDEDGRQLFWGEMSGDTNQMGIVGENKFSEQKTHHRGRRKKHDWRSMAP